One genomic region from Rhinoraja longicauda isolate Sanriku21f chromosome 34, sRhiLon1.1, whole genome shotgun sequence encodes:
- the LOC144609627 gene encoding uncharacterized protein LOC144609627: MVPSHLTVLDIAPRNQTPAGLHVAVTSACQPGSGLSQSRGGASARLRPPANRRRGEAGLRRPAQQVRLTESALKEKCSWQEQSTQKIVHLETQLKKLEQQLTLSQRSREELKAENLALASKSKDLQLKLDRENKAQSEGSDLSVNSYEGIEGGKSDPRGEHEVCRSKDGKPDRVETVLGIQVEVKGKIPDLTGGGRTLSELEKAANSVDSVPASGGDVGEYRSKDANVVDLETELRGKSAGSQSLEEAVDGVPRLGGKMGARLPEVQEEVKEESEAKGTEAEAMPGRKGEGLGPPTTADARPGGPGMRLKEVEAENRALQCELDDARRELESKAQEGQKGKRAAAELRRKLKQATGRRAAEDERAGELAALQTGRIDALEKALEQERAKTQEANEALADVTEGGRGEPNGDVQILQSAASGKIQRLGHQIARLEGGKAHVEEIIEAHGGAVNEKSRALLEYLAGKDVQSLELDEIAALFPNGLRCGSREKTGERELSEEKVSLVGTAGGREGDGGQEILLENKDLRLSEERLSELQRKCEELTREKEEEGAARRQTQGTLDDLQVRIHRETQQLTVALDAQGKNIEGLLLNMGEKDLDIQVLNGRLQSALTTLSSLSRENRRLKANSKTAAEASWETCANPGEGAVLERNDGEARQGDHIESKEKLGLGRPASSVTRAAHENTQRADVETVPGFHDCTPQSQVNPPQHDPFEESRGPLLNGPAPRDVPEVREVVAKWPPPPPPESIDRHNELTDQSVEPGGGETGSISSAGPPEEDTGVVSAPHHAAQTAARVGGDVESQRRHEEPGRGGINAAQNGRRARSSDGLPAVTVNEPGQGLMVLQAELAQTEPLIKEAADSPTQVRATEGESEGRPIEGVDGGDRGGDGGFEGEGASGNDLALRVRGPQSLGGETGARLPEVQEESEANGTEAEAPRGKGEGPRSLIAELNGPGDECDALQREEGQLGSEAGRARREGENLATAIPSGGERRCLQGELPWKREVPEDAAASEGGRAERRPLQGSELGTPNHDKALEGESRALEDAVESLKHLHQELEQAHFEKSVLQSQVESLQKAVVELNKEKINLQSRLTQRENESEDQEFFPDHLQPSGLHDDLLPMKNHRQGAAEMAASQLHADLMALRRAVREKSDEVDRNLLVYTDLLGKHQEPAAPGETRPPVAEPGLEPAGDRVAVARQPAVGRQIEEDQAETSRRSPPLGRPRGPSAGLNPAELAMRINPAQLAERIRNSRQFRQHLSVAFDETDYEPLGLPDVVQKGFADIPSGSFCPHILRRGTLNSTFCPGQPEDGNTD; this comes from the exons AGTGCACTGAAGGAGAAGTGTTCTTGGCAAGAACAAAGTACTCAGAAAATCGTGCACTTGGAAACACAACTgaaaaaactggagcaacagcTAACACTGAGCCAGAGGTCAAGAGAAGAGTTGAAAG CTGAAAACCTGGCCCTTGCATCCAAATCTAAAGATCTACAACTAAAGTTGGACCGTGAGAACAAGGCCCAGTCTGAGGGGTCAGATCTGTCGGTGAACTCGTACGAAGGAATCGAGGGCGGCAAATCTGACCCTCGCGGGGAGCACGAGGTGTGCAGATCAAAGGACGGGAAACCTGATCGTGTGGAGACAGTATTGGGAATTCAGGTGGAAGTCAAAGGGAAAATACCGGACTTGACGGGAGGAGGTCGGACTCTGAGTGAATTGGAGAAGGCGGCAAATTCTGTTGACTCGGTCCCAGCTTCTGGGGGCGACGTGGGAGAATATCGCAGCAAAGACGCTAACGTTGTTGACTTGGAGACCGAGCTACGTGGCAAATCGGCAGGGTCACAGAGTTTGGAAGAGGCCGTCGATGGCGTCCCGCGTCTCGGAGGGAAAATGGGGGCCAGACTACCAGAGGTCCAGGAAGAGGTGAAGGAAGAGTCGGAAGCCAAGGGAACAGAAGCCGAGGCGATGCCCGGAAGGAAGGGCGAGGGGCTCGGCCCGCCGACTACCGCGGACGCCCGTCCCGGAGGGCCGGGGATGAGGCTGAAGGAGGTGGAGGCGGAAAACCGGGCGTTGCAGTGCGAGTTGGACGACGCGAGGCGGGAACTGGAGAGCAAGGCGCAGGAAGGGCAGAAGGGTAAGCGTGCGGCGGCGGAGCTGAGGAGGAAGCTCAAGCAGGCCACGGGGAGGCGCGCCGCGGAGGACGAGCGCGCGGGCGAGCTGGCCGCCCTTCAGACAGGGCGGATCGACGCGTTGGAGAAGGCGCTGGAGCAAGAGAGGGCCAAGACGCAAGAGGCCAACGAGGCGCTGGCGGACGTCACCGAAGGCGGTCGCGGGGAACCGAACGGCGACGTTCAGATCCTGCAGAGCGCCGCGTCGGGGAAAATTCAACGGCTCGGTCACCAAATCGCGCGCCTGGAAGGCGGGAAGGCGCACGTCGAGGAGATCATCGAGGCCCACGGTGGGGCAGTGAATGAGAAAAGCAGAGCCTTGCTGGAATACCTTGCGGGCAAGGACGTTCAAAGCCTCGAGCTCGACGAGATCGCTGCGCTCTTCCCAAACGGTTTGCGTTGTGGCTCCAGGGAAAAGACTGGGGAGCGCGAGCTCAGTGAGGAGAAGGTTTCTCTCGTGGGAACGGCGGGAGGGCGTGAGGGAGACGGCGGCCAAGAGATCCTCCTCGAGAACAAAGACCTCCGGCTGTCCGAGGAGCGCCTGAGCGAACTGCAGCGGAAATGCGAGGAGCtgaccagggagaaggaggaagaggGAGCCGCCCGGAGGCAGACCCAGGGCACGCTCGACGACCTGCAGGTCCGCATCCACCGGGAGACCCAGCAGTTAACGGTCGCCCTGGACGCCCAAGGCAAGAACATTGAGGGCCTCCTCCTCAACATGGGAGAGAAGGACCTCGACATCCAGGTCTTGAACGGGCGTCTGCAGAGCGCCTTGACAACGTTGTCCTCCCTCAGTCGGGAGAATCGCCGGTTGAAAGCCAACTCGAAGACCGCCGCAGAGGCATCATGGGAAACGTGTGCGAACCCTGGCGAGGGAGCCGTGCTGGAACGGAACGATGGGGAAGCTCGCCAAGGCGACCATATTGAGTCAAAGGAGAAATTGGGGTTGGGCAGGCCAGCTTCCTCGGTGACGCGGGCCGCTCACGAAAATACACAACGAGCAGATGTTGAAACGGTGCCTGGATTCCACGACTGCACGCCACAGAGTCAAGTGAACCCACCTCAACATGATCCATTTGAGGAATCGAGGGGGCCCTTGCTGAATGGTCCTGCCCCGCGAGATGTACCCGAGGTGAGAGAGGTTGTTGCAAAATggccgccgccgccaccaccaGAATCCATTGACCGCCACAATGAGCTCACCGATCAGTCCGTCGAACCAGGAGGGGGGGAGACAGGTTCCATCTCGTCTGCTGGACCTCCAGAGGAAGACACGGGGGTGGTCTCTGCGCCTCATCACGCAGCGCAAACTGCCGCCCGAGTGGGGGGGGATGTCGAGAGTCAACGGCGACACGAGGAACCGGGCCGCGGCGGCATAAACGCAGCACAAAATGGCCGACGCGCCAGATCCTCCGATGGTTTGCCAGCGGTGACGGTTAACGAACCGGGACAGGGGCTGATGGTCCTTCAGGCCGAGCTGGCCCAAACTGAGCCGCTAATAAAAGAGGCCGCAGATTCCCCAACCCAGGTCCGTGCCACCGAAGGAGAGTCGGAGGGAAGGCCGATCGAAGGCGTGGACGGGGGAGAtcgagggggggatggaggcttTGAAGGGGAAGGCGCCAGCGGGAACGACCTGGCTCTGCGGGTCAGAGGGCCGCAGAGTTTGGGAGGGGAAACGGGGGCGAGACTCCCAGAGGTCCAGGAAGAATCGGAAGCCAATGGAACGGAAGCCGAGGCCCCGAGAGGGAAGGGCGAGGGGCCCCGCTCACTGATTGCCGAGTTGAACGGCCCGGGCGACGAATGCGACGCTCTCCAACGGGAGGAGGGGCagcttggctcggaggcggggaGAgcgcggagggagggagagaacttGGCGACCGCAATCCCATCGGGCGGCGAGCGGAGGTGTCTCCAGGGGGAGCTGCCGTGGAAGCGGGAGGTTCCGGAAGATGCCGCCGCCTCGGAAGGCGGGCGGGCCGAACGGCGCCCCCTGCAGGGCTCCGAGCTGGGAACGCCAAACCACGACAAGGCCCTGGAAGGGGAGAGCAGGGCGTTGGAAGACGCGGTTGAAAGTCTGAAGCACCTCCACCAGGAGCTGGAGCAAGCCCACTTTGAGAAGTCTGTCCTGCAGAGTCAG GTTGAGAGTCTACAGAAAGCAGTGGTTGAGCTGAACAAAGAGAAAATTAATCTGCAGAGCAGACTGACGCAACGAGAGAATGAATCGGAGGATCAGGAGTTTTTCCCCGATCACCTACAGCCCAGTGGCCTTCATGACGATCTCCTTCCAATGAAGAATCATCGGCAAG GCGCTGCGGAGATGGCCGCGAGCCAGTTGCACGCGGACCTGATGGCGTTGAGACGGGCCGTGCGGGAGAAGAGCGACGAGGTCGACAGGAACCTTCTCGTCTACACCGACCTGCTGGGGAAGCACCAAGAGCCGGCGGCGCCCGGCGAGACGCGGCCCCCGGTCGCCGAGCCGGGTTTGGAGCCTGCTGGCGACAGGGTGGCGGTCGCTAGGCAACCGGCGGTCGGCCGGCAGATTGAGGAGGACCAGGCCGAGACCAGCCGGAGGTCGCCTCCCCTCGGCCGACCTCGAGGTCCCTCGGCAGGGCTGAACCCCGCGGAACTGGCCATGAGAATCAACCCCGCGCAGCTCGCCGAGCGGATACGCAACAGCCGCCAGTTCCGGCAGCACCTGTCCGTGGCGTTCGACGAGACGGATTACGAGCCCCTCGGCCTTCCCGATGTGGTGCAGAAGG GCTTTGCGGACATTCCTTCCGGATCTTTCTGCCCTCATATCCTGCGTCGAGGAACTCTAAATTCCACCTTTTGCCCAGGGCAGCCGGAAGACGGGAACACTGATTAA